Proteins encoded within one genomic window of Rhinoderma darwinii isolate aRhiDar2 chromosome 5, aRhiDar2.hap1, whole genome shotgun sequence:
- the LOC142651397 gene encoding E3 ubiquitin-protein ligase RNF31-like isoform X2 has protein sequence MRNWMIAKNGIECPSCRFRFDLWKGGCLHFKCTQCHYNFCGGCKQPFYQGSECAFSDDCGGKGLHAHHTRDCFYYLRDWDVERLQQLLQHNGIEYKSDISEELSGPFEGLFKVQSTTFKMHVVEKTERKEEENTFNEMEDKEFLVRIINANLLDPADLYTDKEMEAELQRWNVTIPEISVEERREAFLQNLQMKIKQEIPLFVNPD, from the exons AATGTCCATCTTGTAGATTTCGGTTTGATTTGTGGAAAGGCGG atgtTTACACTTTAAGTGCACACAGTGTCATTATAACTTCTGTGGAGGATGCAAACAACCGTTTTATCAAGGATct GAATGTGCTTTCTCTGATGATTGTGGTGGGAAGGGACTACACGCTCATCACACACGTGATTGTTTCTATTACTTGAGAGACTGGGATGTAGAAAGACTGCAGCAGCTTCTTCAG CACAATGGAATAGAGTACAAGAGTGACATCTCCGAAGAGCTATCAGGACCCTTTGAAG GGTTGTTTAAGGTAcagagcacaacatttaagatgcaCGTGGTGGAGAAGACAGAAAGAAAAGAAGAAGAGAATACCTTTAACGA AATGGAAGACAAGGAGTTCTTAGTCAGAATAATAAATGCCAATCTCCTAGATCcagctgatctgtatacagaCAAAGAGATGGAAGCAGAACTACAACGATGGAACGTAACTATTCCAGAAATCAGCGTTGAGGAGAGACGGGAAGCATTCCTACAGAATCTTCAAATG aAAATAAAGCAAGAAATCCCCCTCTTTGTGAATCCGGATTAA